In the genome of Arachis stenosperma cultivar V10309 chromosome 6, arast.V10309.gnm1.PFL2, whole genome shotgun sequence, the window AAAGGACTTGAGTTTAGTTCACCTACTCTCGCTTCTGCTCTCAGTAACCTTGTACCCGCTTTTACTTACGTACTCGCTATTTTATTCAGGTAATTTTTGTTCAATTCTCCTTCAACATCATAATACTTTGCAAGTCAAGAGAGCTAAggaattattatatattctcATGAAATATACTTGTCACATAGTTATAGCTAGAAATTGAAACGATCTCATCCACTTCAACCTATTGggttattagattttttttttttttcgttaaacacaaaactcatcgcaacaatatgaaacaaagaaataaaataagaaccacaaaaactaaaatttaaatcctttaaagtttgaatttcactttaaagaataaagtgtgatttcTCACCATTGATTTCATAAGTAAgatcaagaataaatataaaagagaaactatttaaggatagaagatcacactttactttctaaaataaaattcaaacttgAGAGGATCTAAATCTCAAAAACTAACTACAAACCCCAATTCCTATGTCACTATTTCAACTACATCAGACTTAACTAAGTTAACTAACAGATTTCTCTATAAACTTTCATTTTCTTGCACTACAAGCTAACTGTACTACTCACTCTATCATGTCTTCACGTTTTAATCaagatataatattttatattctacTAAACCACTAGGCTGTATTTAAAAGAGAGATTGAGACTGATACTGATACTGAGAGACTAAAATGAAAAGACTGAGATTGAATTAAATTTCTATATTGtatttagtataaaatatattgaattaaataatgtctcaatattatatttaatttaaaataaatatagagatTGAATGATAGATTtggaatttaaaaaattaaataaaaatatttttgataaaaaatattattaaagttttaatCTCTGTGTTCAAAATTTTAGTCCTCTGTTTTCTCACTTTCGGGAGATATTGAAGGGAGTGACggaaactaaaattttagttcTAATTTCTAACCAGCAAAAAGAATACTGAGGCTCAATCTTCCGGTCTCAGTCTCAATCCTCCTAATTAAACActactttaaaaatttaaatgaattttattttttgatctggtttattaataataaaaaatctataACTAATTTGCTATTATttgtctttcttcttttccttttcatctacaaaaagaaaaagacagtATTATTACTAAAAAGAAATGCACATTTACCTTAACCTTTGTGAATTATTATTCTCATGAGTAACTGAAGGATGGAAAAAGCAACATTGAAAAGCTCGAGCACTCAGGCCAAAATAATAGGTTCAATTGTATCAATCATTGGTGCCCTTGTAGTAACGCTCTACAAGGGCCCTATTGTGTTATCTGCTTCTGCTTCTTCATCATCACTACTCAGCTCATCGTCTTCACAAGGGGATTGGGTTCTTGGGGCCTTCTTACTTGCTGCTTCATACACTTTACCTCCACTTTGGTTTATTGTACAGGTAAATTAAACTAAATCTCAGTAAATCTCTCTAAATTCATCCTCACAAAATTTCATTATatttaacaaattattttttaattacatattagtttttaatattttaaaatattaaacatGTTAATCgcttttaacaaaataataaattaaatcagTCTATAATACTTTTTCTAAAAAAGGtgaaaaattaatcattaatttctttaaaaataggcaattaaaaaatagttttgtttattatttttatcaattttttataattatagtTTTATCATTGTGATTTTATTCTTAAagattttatagaaaaaattaaaatttaattagactttcataacttatttttttatatttaatttattatcaaattattaaataaaatataaaaatattaaattttgtatttctatcttttatattttattctcaGTGTTATTTGTGAATATCATCATTATAAGTgcataaaatttaaatttagagtaATACTCTAAATAATTTCTTCAAAATTTAGAGAACAGTTTATTCTTTAACaaatttttactattaaattggtttataaTCTTTTATACTGTTAGAAAAAGTAATCACGtgagaattttttttagacACTAATAAAATTCGTCTATACAAAgaaactaatataaaaaattttaaaaactttagAAACTTTCAGATATTTTTCAAATAACAATGAGAATTAATTTGACTAAATAACTAGCATCTAACAAAAAAAACTTGATATGAAACTAATTTATGCAACATAATagaagatttgaaaataatatcaGTAATCAAAACTTGTTTGGAAATAAAAATTCTTGAGCACTGGGTTAGCATATACTCTAAAATTTTTTGAGTCAAAGTCAGATTTTCCACAATTTAATGTCCTTTTATTTTTTCCCTCAATAGACGCAAGTTATGGAACAATATCCGGTAGAACTTGTTGTGGTGTTTTTATACAACGTGTGCGGGACTCTTATATCTGCGCCAGCATGCATACTTGTTGAATCAAGCTTCAGTGTTTGGAGGCTGAAACTTGACATAACATTATTGGCGGTTATATTCTCAGTAAGAAAGTTCAAATCAAGTAAGCTATTATTGAAAGGAAAATATTGAAATGTGAATTGtgcaatttaatttattatgtgtaGGGATTTTGTGGGTGCCTGGTGAGTGTGGTTCATACATGGGCAATACATCTTAAAGGCCCtgtttatgtatcaagtttCAAGCCTCTATCAGTTGTCATAGCTGCTGCAATGAGTGTTATATTCCTTGGTGATGCTTTGTATATTGGAAGGTACAAAATTTGAGCTTCAcaagtttttttttatctctataaaataagaaatttagttTTGGTTTTAAAATATGAAGAAATCTGCTTAGAAGTTAATATTGTTCAGCCACATTGCAGCCAACATTTaatataaatgaaaaatatccgaaaatttttaaagtaagAAGATATAAGAAGATGATCTTTTGATGTATGATTTAATGATCTCTGTGTTATTAGTGCAAGTAATGTTTTGaggtattttgtgttttattgttttcttttgctttctttttgtaGTGGATTAATTTTTTGAGTTATAATACCTTGTGTCGAATATGTGtaaattatcaaaaaaaaaattctgaaatttaattaaaaaatatttaaaatttaataaatgttataagaacattttaaaataatagaaaagaaaTATTAGAAAACTaacagaatttattattttgactattaattattaatatttaaaaatgtgttaaaaatatattgttaaattattagactaacaaaattaaattaatagctaaagttaataactaaaaataataaattctgctGATCAtctaatatttttcaataaaaaatatcataaacaCAAGATTTAATCCAAAAAGGTAAAAATTTATGGAAAAAGTGCACTTACTTCTTGATGTTGATATTATTTGCTcagatattttttgaaattttaattgttgattgttCCATATTTGCAGTGTTATTGGAGCAGGGATACTATCAATTGGATTTTATGCTGTTTTATGGGGAAAAGCAAAATCATCAGCAGAATTGAGTGAAGAGTATTGCTTGAATAGAAAGCTTACATGCAATAGTACAACTCCTTTATTGAATAATCAACAAGGAAAGCAGAGTTTTCCTATATAATTCCATTAATAAGATTGTTCTATATACAATTAAAACATCAGAAAATGTAAATACAACACAGTCCTCTATATTATATTGACTCTGTTAAGATCATGtttaaaagtaatttattaGCTAGAATAATACGTTGTTAACTTGTATAAATAAgtcattttcattttatttttg includes:
- the LOC130933165 gene encoding WAT1-related protein At4g15540-like, whose protein sequence is MASSSGRCYWYMNVVPLCAMVAVECFSVVSSVLFKAATQKGLSYYVFIAYSYAISTFILLLPFLFIFFTTRSSGLPTFKASLVGRIFLLGVIGFVFQLIGYKGLEFSSPTLASALSNLVPAFTYVLAILFRMEKATLKSSSTQAKIIGSIVSIIGALVVTLYKGPIVLSASASSSSLLSSSSSQGDWVLGAFLLAASYTLPPLWFIVQTQVMEQYPVELVVVFLYNVCGTLISAPACILVESSFSVWRLKLDITLLAVIFSGFCGCLVSVVHTWAIHLKGPVYVSSFKPLSVVIAAAMSVIFLGDALYIGSVIGAGILSIGFYAVLWGKAKSSAELSEEYCLNRKLTCNSTTPLLNNQQGKQSFPI